The proteins below are encoded in one region of Microvirga ossetica:
- a CDS encoding HYD1 signature containing ADP-ribosyltransferase family protein, producing the protein MAEKAGLSLVLSRGTVLLLRVAVLFGFSSELALAELPAPPQAISGTFGESTSTPSIEQATGVLTYTVPFSLPAARGDVQPGLGLHYRSTSGTGEAGESWSIGLPAIERAPLSGWPIYADAGNPRSEDRFAYAGSPLTFVCTVGGDPACPAAAGPMPSWAQGFRHYRRQVDRGGERLFLSGDRKTWIVQHKGGQIFELGSPLTRPDLTTDGIDREGGPPFSMFRWNLVRQYDLHGIEAGSLGGGKNLIVYGWGGNSSRKYLYNVYYTPPANNWGSSHSDFAYHVQLWWDWPPYFRRDYTEMDKRRHWLRLRRVAVAAKNSAGTGEREVVRAYNLTYYADRSVPATSDQAPLWGRSYLKQVQLEGRCGVKELNGSIPEITNCPTLPPQSFEYENAWIALGKAERSPLEATPAAGNEGLKYVANSAVLDVNRDGFPDIVQGWPQNHQIAVWPDGGIAWWHPECPEPNDSNARVDVWFHVASTPAGPQLICHYASDPTPVTIRSAREHIAYINRGPTSLGPVRLQHHCLDAGDGASGTLTHWQTLPPSGHSHVALFSQWGAEAVGPWGDALFLWTKANLHGFGIEATPAEESFCPNARPSDGNLKYPSLKWVETPDTFWAKRPTDLQPPPTSGIYVDIDGDGLVDRLSVEPEQANGFQKATVLLSRRVPHLHVEDGIEGPALIPFTRAPEASPAAFRGGATSYYADVSGDGVVDLVTIEGFDPVPIVRPGNGRGHFGCRSEDSICSVAGNGSWLGRGYRIFVPDADLPWPVSEYDISAGWKRKGFFHDVTGEGFADLVVYQPDEIGSDGFRRGFIRLWVNVDGRTFRCANPSDACKVGVVVDPDRPTALEVDARVVFADIDANGTDEFVLLGIKGAWHFSFVTKTPMGSWGPRAPRPGLLTRIRNGVGADTEIAYQTIQEHDRNAWYSDPDADSFLQVWRSHSPAVLPVVSRITQRDTPAALGTPLVDPYRFDRTTKYSYRDPAYDPWERAFKGFRRVRATSETGEVIQTWHWFGDCESGKVSPNCTRTSDVSDNAALVGVPVRVDRFVPSDGETPTKWLSTTTMVYTSAGSFDVPAANFPPPAADRSVRRSQVFELHQFLYDTETGVSVANADQHPFARQPVPDQPGKRQHLVTQMSYDADGNMTAVVRRGRELATGTTNEYPDPQITTRSTPPSGRCGADWGCRASGMIMEEQRQGMSLPETLRRRSFTYNVAGDLISVRAQLSYPYRVFGQAWLDRNLALGTGPPASASMAPGERTLVSIDVSEHGVPVRITGAPSLPSDSRLLASATLDQPYAQFIETLTRFSAGPGGGPLATKFGFDRGLGQITYTSDPSGASQTRVYDSFGRLAEVHLPRRDGSFGATELALRLSHHEKSPLSFVRIERWIDTDHFIASYEIFNGLGEHILGYDQADVDADGSPWIQRDWTERDSAGRINTQVRPKSFFGDPFTVADTAPPLSAMFGRMWTEYDDFGRPLERYSDQTLLARFAYRPLEVEARDAEQVITGGPHGNAFAKIAFDGHGRVAETSSTGNGDVIIAEADYLGTGEPRSLKRRHANGSDTYTRTLQWDSFGRLVENDEPNTARTEGSTRRNWKYVYDDAGRLVGTSDARGCGSNLYYDGLSRLIAEDYSPCEASHAPYTAPNLATGTGTEAFFRYDDYEPGQIAPSPSFNDRAELALGRLASIQDRGSHTRLNYDARGAPRLITRRIAKPGSPAAELANRYATPWFSQSFQFDRGNRLRARETTPSLDFKETFDYSERGLLRTIGSSDGLLISELSYLPNGAVDYYYYGDAARTRVALSYDARDRLTNYRVNRHNAIPVWLSGLPPTYSKPDPETTQLDLLHHRFVYGASSNPLKIDDLSSGLWPDGAKQVSRAASYDDAYRLTSIHHDHGNDKQVLAFDAEMNAGSNRPVPEGPGQERVIEQMFRFDWLGNSIETLDDATRHYDRSLGEITNGAALLTGAVEGPHQIRSADGVAASYDAAGNMRELIVSRESCLSKSQKCSHRFRYNFDEVGQLTRAGRWDYSAGAVPPHDANVPPDWTLSYRYSEGARVLRTTKDRAGEEKYSLDVFDTLRIDRADYHVPSGSYDFAIDNEIRFTAGNGRVFRDRDLVLPLARQDGRKIHTFLSIPDYLGSTAFVIDKDSGEVVERATYQAFGAPDVDYRPERWASSREDFKFTGKEEDIEVGLIYFGLRYYQPRIGRWVSADPLTIHSLAGDSNPYAYVSGRVMTHVDAFGLQGQPPGPPPPIPGTHWNDATSVETSCNPCVSDDRMVRLENAASMRAEMQASRQITAKNVFLGTAQIPIPGTKNAYFTQGGVQTAVHNALTGMLINAALPPGIGLLLRGMGVNLSKPFILPVGNDENDKSTLVGTGAVVIASVVAGRAPAAVGEGGAIGRQVLYHYTSEAGMTGIIERNSLNPSLWRVGTNDVRYGNGQYVSDIVPGTRTPGELSRDFLGFPFQESRFTHYVEIDATGLGAVQGRAGVYVIPNEVPLDLTGRLLSSGRVPGR; encoded by the coding sequence TTGGCCGAAAAAGCTGGACTGAGCCTTGTTCTCAGCCGTGGTACGGTGCTCCTGCTCCGCGTGGCTGTTCTGTTCGGATTCAGTTCCGAACTTGCGCTCGCCGAGCTGCCCGCGCCACCACAAGCCATCTCGGGCACCTTCGGCGAAAGCACTTCGACTCCGAGCATTGAGCAAGCCACTGGCGTGCTGACTTACACGGTGCCATTTTCTCTCCCGGCCGCGAGGGGGGACGTGCAACCCGGGCTCGGACTTCATTATCGATCGACTTCCGGCACCGGCGAAGCGGGCGAGAGCTGGTCGATAGGGCTTCCCGCTATCGAGCGCGCACCACTCTCGGGCTGGCCGATCTACGCAGACGCCGGTAACCCACGTAGCGAGGATCGGTTTGCGTACGCCGGTAGTCCGCTTACATTTGTGTGCACGGTGGGTGGCGACCCGGCTTGCCCCGCGGCGGCGGGACCGATGCCCAGCTGGGCCCAAGGATTCAGGCACTATAGACGGCAGGTCGACCGCGGCGGCGAACGGCTCTTTTTGAGTGGTGACCGCAAGACTTGGATCGTCCAGCATAAAGGCGGCCAAATCTTCGAACTCGGATCGCCGTTGACCCGCCCCGATTTGACCACCGATGGAATCGATCGGGAAGGTGGGCCGCCTTTCTCGATGTTCCGGTGGAATCTCGTGAGGCAGTACGACCTGCACGGTATCGAAGCCGGAAGCTTGGGAGGTGGAAAGAACCTGATCGTCTACGGTTGGGGCGGCAATAGTTCGCGAAAGTACTTGTACAACGTGTATTACACCCCGCCCGCGAACAATTGGGGTTCCAGCCATAGTGACTTTGCGTATCACGTCCAGCTTTGGTGGGACTGGCCACCGTACTTCCGGCGCGATTACACAGAGATGGATAAACGTCGCCACTGGCTGCGGCTTCGCAGGGTCGCCGTAGCCGCAAAAAACTCCGCGGGCACAGGAGAGCGGGAGGTCGTGCGGGCCTATAATCTGACCTACTACGCCGATCGCAGCGTCCCTGCCACGTCTGATCAGGCCCCGCTCTGGGGTCGATCCTACTTGAAGCAAGTGCAGCTCGAAGGCCGCTGCGGCGTAAAGGAACTGAACGGGAGCATTCCTGAAATCACGAACTGCCCAACGCTGCCGCCGCAGTCTTTCGAATACGAGAACGCGTGGATTGCCTTAGGAAAGGCGGAGCGGTCACCACTCGAGGCGACGCCGGCGGCAGGGAACGAGGGGCTAAAGTACGTCGCCAACTCAGCCGTGCTCGACGTCAACCGCGATGGTTTCCCCGACATCGTCCAAGGATGGCCGCAGAACCATCAGATCGCCGTGTGGCCCGATGGCGGCATTGCCTGGTGGCATCCGGAATGCCCAGAGCCTAACGACAGCAACGCTCGGGTCGATGTCTGGTTTCATGTCGCCAGTACGCCCGCGGGGCCCCAGCTCATTTGCCACTATGCCTCGGACCCTACCCCGGTAACCATCCGCTCCGCCCGCGAGCACATCGCCTACATCAATCGGGGACCGACGTCGCTAGGGCCCGTGAGGCTTCAGCACCACTGCCTCGACGCGGGTGACGGTGCAAGCGGAACACTGACCCATTGGCAAACGCTGCCGCCGAGCGGCCATTCGCATGTCGCGCTCTTTTCCCAATGGGGTGCTGAGGCGGTCGGCCCGTGGGGAGATGCACTTTTCCTTTGGACAAAAGCGAACCTCCATGGCTTCGGCATCGAAGCGACTCCTGCCGAGGAGAGCTTCTGTCCGAATGCCCGCCCGTCGGACGGGAATCTGAAATATCCATCACTCAAGTGGGTCGAAACTCCGGACACTTTCTGGGCCAAGCGGCCGACTGACTTGCAGCCCCCGCCAACCAGCGGAATTTACGTGGACATCGACGGAGATGGATTGGTCGATCGCCTAAGCGTCGAGCCGGAGCAAGCGAACGGGTTCCAGAAAGCGACTGTTCTCCTCTCGCGACGTGTTCCCCACCTGCACGTTGAGGACGGGATCGAGGGGCCAGCGCTTATTCCCTTCACACGGGCGCCCGAGGCATCGCCCGCTGCGTTCAGAGGGGGCGCCACGTCCTATTACGCTGATGTGAGCGGCGACGGCGTCGTCGATCTCGTCACAATTGAGGGCTTCGATCCCGTACCGATCGTCCGACCGGGGAACGGGCGAGGCCATTTTGGCTGCCGGAGCGAAGATTCAATCTGCTCGGTTGCAGGCAATGGCTCGTGGTTGGGCCGTGGCTACCGAATTTTTGTGCCTGATGCAGATTTGCCGTGGCCCGTCTCGGAGTATGATATCTCTGCCGGATGGAAGCGGAAGGGATTTTTCCACGACGTCACCGGCGAAGGGTTTGCCGATCTGGTGGTCTATCAGCCGGACGAGATCGGGAGCGACGGCTTCCGACGGGGCTTCATTCGGCTCTGGGTGAATGTCGATGGTCGCACATTCCGGTGCGCCAATCCGTCCGATGCATGCAAGGTCGGAGTCGTGGTCGATCCGGACAGACCGACCGCTCTCGAAGTCGATGCCCGGGTCGTCTTTGCGGACATTGATGCTAACGGGACCGATGAGTTCGTCCTCCTCGGGATCAAGGGTGCCTGGCACTTCTCGTTTGTGACCAAGACCCCCATGGGATCATGGGGGCCGCGCGCGCCCCGTCCGGGACTCCTCACCCGTATCCGTAACGGCGTTGGGGCCGACACTGAAATCGCCTATCAGACCATTCAAGAACACGATCGCAACGCTTGGTATTCGGATCCCGATGCCGACAGCTTCCTGCAAGTGTGGCGTTCCCACAGCCCGGCAGTCTTGCCGGTCGTTTCCCGCATTACCCAGCGCGATACACCCGCGGCTCTTGGTACACCGCTGGTGGACCCGTATCGCTTCGACCGCACGACGAAGTATTCCTATCGCGATCCCGCCTATGACCCCTGGGAGCGCGCGTTCAAGGGATTTCGCCGCGTCAGGGCCACATCTGAGACTGGCGAGGTGATCCAGACTTGGCACTGGTTCGGCGATTGCGAGAGCGGGAAAGTCTCACCGAACTGCACTCGGACGAGCGACGTCTCCGATAATGCGGCCCTGGTGGGTGTCCCGGTCCGCGTTGATCGTTTCGTGCCCAGTGATGGCGAGACGCCCACAAAATGGCTGTCGACGACGACCATGGTTTACACGAGCGCCGGCAGCTTCGATGTTCCAGCGGCAAATTTCCCACCCCCGGCGGCGGATCGATCTGTTCGCCGCTCGCAGGTTTTCGAGCTGCACCAGTTTCTGTACGACACGGAGACAGGCGTCAGCGTCGCGAATGCCGATCAGCATCCATTTGCTCGGCAGCCCGTGCCGGATCAGCCCGGCAAGCGCCAGCACCTCGTGACGCAGATGAGTTACGACGCCGACGGCAATATGACGGCCGTCGTACGCAGGGGACGGGAACTCGCCACCGGCACGACGAACGAGTACCCGGATCCTCAAATCACAACCAGATCGACGCCGCCGTCCGGTCGCTGCGGGGCCGACTGGGGCTGCCGTGCCTCGGGCATGATTATGGAGGAACAGCGCCAGGGAATGAGCCTTCCCGAGACTCTGCGTCGGCGCTCCTTCACATACAATGTTGCCGGAGACTTGATCAGTGTGCGGGCGCAGCTCAGCTATCCCTATCGGGTGTTCGGCCAGGCCTGGCTCGACCGGAACCTCGCACTCGGCACTGGCCCTCCCGCAAGCGCTTCGATGGCTCCAGGTGAGCGAACGCTTGTGAGCATCGACGTAAGTGAGCACGGGGTGCCCGTGCGGATCACCGGCGCCCCCAGCCTGCCCAGCGATAGCCGTCTGCTTGCGAGTGCAACACTTGATCAACCCTATGCGCAGTTCATCGAGACACTGACGCGGTTTAGTGCCGGGCCGGGCGGTGGTCCGCTGGCAACGAAGTTCGGCTTCGACCGGGGCCTTGGACAGATCACATATACGAGCGACCCGTCGGGTGCTTCGCAGACACGGGTCTACGACAGCTTTGGACGTTTGGCTGAGGTTCACTTGCCGAGGCGAGACGGCAGCTTCGGGGCAACGGAACTCGCCCTGCGCCTGAGCCATCACGAAAAAAGTCCGTTGTCGTTTGTGAGGATCGAACGTTGGATCGACACGGACCATTTCATCGCGTCCTACGAGATTTTCAACGGGCTTGGTGAGCATATCCTCGGTTACGACCAAGCGGATGTCGATGCCGATGGATCACCCTGGATCCAACGCGATTGGACAGAGCGGGACTCCGCGGGCCGCATCAACACGCAGGTGCGTCCGAAGTCGTTTTTTGGCGATCCCTTCACGGTAGCAGACACGGCGCCGCCGCTCTCTGCCATGTTTGGCCGTATGTGGACGGAGTACGACGACTTCGGACGGCCACTCGAGCGATACAGCGACCAGACGCTGCTCGCTAGATTTGCTTACCGCCCGCTCGAGGTTGAAGCACGCGATGCCGAGCAGGTGATAACAGGCGGCCCGCACGGGAATGCCTTCGCTAAGATCGCCTTTGACGGGCATGGCCGGGTGGCGGAGACAAGTTCGACTGGCAACGGTGACGTGATCATCGCAGAAGCCGATTATCTTGGTACCGGCGAGCCTCGGAGCCTCAAACGCCGCCACGCCAACGGTTCAGACACTTACACCCGAACACTCCAGTGGGATTCGTTTGGCCGACTCGTTGAAAACGACGAGCCAAACACCGCGCGAACGGAAGGCTCAACTCGCCGGAACTGGAAGTATGTGTACGACGACGCAGGGCGTCTCGTCGGAACCAGCGACGCCCGGGGCTGCGGGAGCAATCTCTACTATGATGGCCTCAGTCGGCTGATTGCCGAGGACTATTCCCCGTGCGAAGCCAGCCATGCGCCATACACGGCGCCCAACCTTGCGACGGGAACTGGCACCGAAGCATTCTTCCGTTACGACGACTACGAGCCGGGGCAGATCGCCCCCTCTCCAAGCTTCAACGACCGCGCTGAACTTGCGCTCGGGCGGTTGGCCTCCATCCAGGACCGTGGTTCGCACACACGACTGAACTACGATGCCCGAGGAGCTCCGCGCCTTATAACACGTCGCATCGCCAAACCTGGCAGTCCCGCAGCAGAGCTTGCAAACCGCTACGCCACGCCCTGGTTCAGCCAATCGTTCCAATTCGATCGGGGCAATCGGCTCCGCGCCCGAGAGACCACGCCCAGCCTCGATTTCAAGGAGACGTTCGACTATTCGGAACGAGGTCTGCTTCGGACTATCGGCAGCAGCGACGGTCTGCTGATCAGCGAACTAAGCTACTTACCCAATGGTGCAGTCGATTATTATTATTACGGCGATGCGGCTAGGACTCGGGTGGCGCTGAGTTATGACGCCCGTGATCGTCTCACAAACTACCGGGTCAATCGACACAACGCGATTCCTGTCTGGTTAAGCGGTCTACCACCGACCTATTCGAAACCGGACCCAGAAACCACCCAGCTCGACCTCCTGCACCACCGGTTCGTTTATGGCGCATCGAGTAACCCTCTCAAGATCGACGACTTGTCATCGGGTTTGTGGCCCGACGGTGCGAAACAGGTCAGCCGAGCCGCGAGCTATGATGACGCATACAGGCTTACTAGCATCCATCATGATCACGGTAACGACAAACAGGTGCTGGCGTTTGATGCTGAAATGAATGCCGGCAGCAATAGACCAGTGCCCGAAGGTCCGGGCCAAGAGCGAGTGATTGAACAGATGTTTCGTTTCGACTGGTTGGGCAACAGCATCGAAACGCTCGATGACGCCACCCGTCATTACGACCGCTCGCTCGGCGAGATCACCAATGGCGCAGCTCTTCTTACGGGTGCCGTCGAGGGACCGCACCAGATCCGAAGCGCCGATGGGGTGGCCGCCAGCTACGATGCGGCAGGGAACATGCGCGAACTGATCGTCAGTCGCGAATCTTGCCTGTCCAAATCTCAGAAGTGTTCACACCGCTTCCGTTACAACTTTGACGAGGTCGGGCAACTGACGCGGGCGGGACGGTGGGACTATTCTGCAGGTGCCGTGCCCCCACATGATGCCAACGTTCCCCCGGACTGGACTTTGTCCTATCGCTACAGCGAAGGAGCTCGGGTTCTTCGCACGACGAAGGATCGCGCGGGAGAGGAAAAATATTCGTTGGACGTCTTCGATACCCTGCGGATTGACCGGGCCGATTATCACGTACCCAGCGGCAGCTATGATTTTGCCATAGATAATGAAATCCGATTCACTGCCGGAAACGGACGTGTTTTCAGGGACAGGGATCTTGTCCTTCCGCTCGCGAGGCAGGATGGAAGGAAGATCCATACCTTCCTGTCGATTCCCGATTACCTGGGATCGACGGCGTTCGTCATCGACAAGGATTCGGGCGAGGTTGTCGAACGCGCGACCTACCAGGCGTTCGGCGCTCCTGACGTCGACTATCGGCCGGAACGTTGGGCGTCCTCCCGGGAGGACTTCAAGTTTACCGGCAAAGAGGAAGACATCGAAGTCGGCTTGATCTACTTCGGGTTACGCTATTACCAGCCTCGCATCGGAAGGTGGGTAAGCGCCGACCCGCTTACCATTCACTCGCTGGCTGGAGATAGCAACCCTTATGCCTACGTGTCCGGACGTGTCATGACGCACGTCGATGCCTTTGGGCTGCAGGGCCAACCGCCGGGACCACCGCCGCCAATTCCTGGGACGCATTGGAACGATGCAACGAGTGTAGAAACGTCATGTAACCCGTGTGTTAGCGACGATCGGATGGTTCGGCTGGAAAATGCGGCGTCGATGCGGGCAGAAATGCAGGCAAGCCGGCAAATTACAGCCAAGAACGTTTTTTTAGGAACTGCGCAGATTCCGATCCCGGGAACAAAGAACGCCTATTTCACACAAGGTGGCGTTCAAACGGCCGTGCACAACGCCCTGACCGGTATGCTGATTAACGCGGCTCTTCCCCCGGGTATCGGCCTTCTGCTAAGGGGCATGGGGGTCAATCTCAGCAAGCCATTCATCTTGCCGGTGGGAAATGACGAGAATGACAAAAGCACCTTGGTGGGCACAGGTGCAGTCGTTATCGCCAGTGTAGTGGCAGGAAGGGCGCCAGCAGCCGTTGGTGAAGGCGGTGCCATAGGTCGCCAAGTCCTATATCACTACACCAGCGAGGCGGGCATGACGGGCATTATCGAGCGCAACTCTCTCAATCCGTCGCTCTGGCGAGTTGGAACCAACGACGTTCGATATGGGAACGGGCAATACGTGTCGGATATCGTTCCCGGCACCCGGACGCCCGGGGAATTGTCGCGCGACTTCCTCGGCTTCCCATTCCAAGAAAGCCGATTCACGCATTATGTTGAGATTGATGCTACTGGCTTGGGGGCGGTCCAAGGGCGCGCGGGTGTGTATGTTATCCCGAACGAAGTACCGCTCGATCTTACGGGAAGGCTTCTCAGCAGCGGAAGGGTTCCGGGCAGATGA
- a CDS encoding nuclear transport factor 2 family protein — translation MGDPAEVRDQVLQALERFESLVAARDPALLSEFAEEADIRLVGSEASEVATGLTEVDALVHRFFGLPVQIRWEWRSRDVSFVGDIAWLFAQGEAVLSGEGTEQRVPYRMTGVLERRRNTWRWRHFHGSEPIADR, via the coding sequence ATGGGCGACCCAGCCGAAGTACGAGACCAGGTGCTCCAGGCATTGGAGCGATTTGAGAGCTTGGTGGCCGCACGGGATCCAGCGCTTCTCTCCGAGTTCGCGGAAGAGGCAGACATCCGTCTGGTCGGCTCTGAAGCCAGTGAGGTGGCGACCGGACTGACTGAGGTTGATGCGCTCGTTCACAGGTTCTTTGGACTGCCGGTTCAGATCAGGTGGGAGTGGCGAAGCCGCGACGTATCCTTTGTTGGGGACATCGCGTGGCTCTTCGCCCAAGGCGAAGCGGTCCTCAGCGGCGAAGGTACCGAGCAGCGCGTGCCCTACCGAATGACTGGCGTGCTGGAACGTCGAAGAAACACGTGGCGCTGGCGCCATTTTCATGGATCAGAGCCAATCGCAGACCGGTGA
- a CDS encoding GNAT family N-acetyltransferase, producing MLKPFTTERLAIRQLQIRDAPELARISDLPAVSQWMAFMEGDFPLEKAQALIASQNDTREYFFAVRLPDGTLIGAMGVIDHPDGTIEVGYWFGVDYQGKGYASEALRATLDQIAADPLLASRGGNKNCSQTHAKLERTRNSPLSGLIAPLPF from the coding sequence ATGTTGAAGCCCTTCACAACCGAACGCTTGGCGATCCGCCAGTTACAGATCCGGGATGCTCCCGAGTTGGCCAGGATCAGCGACCTTCCGGCCGTGAGCCAGTGGATGGCTTTCATGGAAGGTGACTTCCCGCTGGAGAAGGCACAGGCCCTCATCGCCAGCCAGAATGACACGAGGGAATACTTCTTCGCGGTCCGGTTACCCGACGGCACGCTGATTGGGGCCATGGGCGTGATCGATCATCCGGACGGTACCATCGAGGTGGGCTACTGGTTCGGGGTCGACTACCAGGGAAAGGGTTATGCGTCCGAGGCGCTCCGGGCGACACTGGACCAAATCGCAGCCGATCCGCTGCTGGCGTCTCGGGGTGGGAACAAGAACTGCTCCCAAACACACGCTAAGCTAGAACGAACCAGGAACTCCCCTCTGTCCGGGCTAATCGCCCCACTCCCCTTCTGA